The proteins below come from a single Anguilla rostrata isolate EN2019 chromosome 3, ASM1855537v3, whole genome shotgun sequence genomic window:
- the LOC135250488 gene encoding keratin, type II cytoskeletal 8-like isoform X1: MASTKPSTPRSGLKTNPTLLKNNSRNEVDPRDHQNKSHEKDQIVGLNDKFVDFIEKVRRLEEQNKVLETRLKILLEQESYKGNIKEIVDELSNNLQRQIDGLALDRQKLLSELGRTQNEVDHNKKRYQDEMHGKTEAENDFVITKKDVDDVYLQKVDLELELEDLMSELDFLKRGYDEEIKELQSQVQNDTVILEVDNVRALDMNEIIDEVKAQYEAMAARGREEAELWQKKRINDISQEAGKHEQDLRDVRKEIAELQRLIQRLNAEIDALKRQKENLEKAITDTERQGEQAREDALVQIRLLEKALKKAKHDMALQVREYHELMNLKLALDIEIATYKKLLEGEEMRLANQNKAPARRNPNNKLDDRPPSQRRQEPHKATQPPPNKTPKKTILIKTIETKDGKIVSESNHISEE, encoded by the exons ATGGCTAGTACTAAACCAAGCACTCCTCGCAGCGGTTTAAAGACGAACCCTACTCTTCTGAAGAATAACTCCCGCAACGAGGTTGACCCACGCGACCATCAGAACAAGTCCCATGAGAAAGACCAGATTGTTGGGCTGAACGACAAATTTGTTGATTTCATCGAGAAG GTCCGTCGCCTGGAAGAGCAGAACAAGGTTCTGGAGACCCGTCTGAAGATTCTCCTGGAGCAGGAGTCCTATAAGGGCAACATCAAAGAGATTGTGGATGAACTGAGCAACAACTTGCAGCGCCAGATCGACGGGCTGGCCCTGGACCGGCAGAAGCttctgtcagaactgggcaGGACTCAGAACGAGGTGGACCACAACAAGAAAAG ATATCAAGATGAAATGCACGGAAAGACTGAGgcagaaaatgattttgttatcACCAAGAAG GACGTGGATGACGTGTATCTGCAAAAGGTGGACCTAGAGTTGGAGCTGGAGGACCTGATGAGTGAACTGGACTTTCTGAAGCGTGGCTATGATGAG GAAATCAAGGAGTTACAGTCCCAGGTGCAGAATGACACGGTGATCCTGGAGGTGGACAACGTGCGGGCCCTGGACATGAATGAGATCATCGACGAGGTCAAGGCCCAATACGAGGCGATGGCAGCCCGTGGCCGAGAGGAGGCTGAACTCTGGCAGAAAAAGAGG ATTAATGACATTTCTCAGGAAGCAGGGAAACATGAGCAGGATCTGCGAGACGTGAGGAAGGAAATCGCTGAGTTACAGCGTCTCATTCAGAGGCTAAACGCAGAGATCGATGCCCTGAAGAGACAG AAAGAGAACCTGGAAAAAGCGATCACGGACACCGAGCGCCAGGGAGAGCAGGCACGGGAGGATGCCCTGGTCCAAATCCGCCTACTGGAGAAGGCACTAAAGAAGGCCAAGCATGACATGGCGCTTCAGGTTCGCGAGTACCACGAGCTCATGAACCTCAAGCTGGCCTTGGACATTGAGATTGCCACCTACAAGAAGCTTCTGGAAGGGGAGGAGATGAG ACTGGCCAACCAGAACAAAGCTCCAGCTCGGCGTAACCCTAACAACAAGTTGG ACGACCGGCCACCATCCCAGCGACGTCAGGAACCCCATAAAGCCACCCAACCTCCCCCTAATAAGACCCCCAAGAAAACCATCCTGATCAAAACCATTGAGACTAAGGATGGAAAGATTGTCTCAGAGAGCAATCACATCTCTGAGGAGTAA
- the LOC135250488 gene encoding intermediate filament protein ON3-like isoform X2 — MASTKPSTPRSGLKTNPTLLKNNSRNEVDPRDHQNKSHEKDQIVGLNDKFVDFIEKVRRLEEQNKVLETRLKILLEQESYKGNIKEIVDELSNNLQRQIDGLALDRQKLLSELGRTQNEVDHNKKRYQDEMHGKTEAENDFVITKKDVDDVYLQKVDLELELEDLMSELDFLKRGYDEEIKELQSQVQNDTVILEVDNVRALDMNEIIDEVKAQYEAMAARGREEAELWQKKRINDISQEAGKHEQDLRDVRKEIAELQRLIQRLNAEIDALKRQKENLEKAITDTERQGEQAREDALVQIRLLEKALKKAKHDMALQVREYHELMNLKLALDIEIATYKKLLEGEEMRLANQNKAPARRNPNNKLDF; from the exons ATGGCTAGTACTAAACCAAGCACTCCTCGCAGCGGTTTAAAGACGAACCCTACTCTTCTGAAGAATAACTCCCGCAACGAGGTTGACCCACGCGACCATCAGAACAAGTCCCATGAGAAAGACCAGATTGTTGGGCTGAACGACAAATTTGTTGATTTCATCGAGAAG GTCCGTCGCCTGGAAGAGCAGAACAAGGTTCTGGAGACCCGTCTGAAGATTCTCCTGGAGCAGGAGTCCTATAAGGGCAACATCAAAGAGATTGTGGATGAACTGAGCAACAACTTGCAGCGCCAGATCGACGGGCTGGCCCTGGACCGGCAGAAGCttctgtcagaactgggcaGGACTCAGAACGAGGTGGACCACAACAAGAAAAG ATATCAAGATGAAATGCACGGAAAGACTGAGgcagaaaatgattttgttatcACCAAGAAG GACGTGGATGACGTGTATCTGCAAAAGGTGGACCTAGAGTTGGAGCTGGAGGACCTGATGAGTGAACTGGACTTTCTGAAGCGTGGCTATGATGAG GAAATCAAGGAGTTACAGTCCCAGGTGCAGAATGACACGGTGATCCTGGAGGTGGACAACGTGCGGGCCCTGGACATGAATGAGATCATCGACGAGGTCAAGGCCCAATACGAGGCGATGGCAGCCCGTGGCCGAGAGGAGGCTGAACTCTGGCAGAAAAAGAGG ATTAATGACATTTCTCAGGAAGCAGGGAAACATGAGCAGGATCTGCGAGACGTGAGGAAGGAAATCGCTGAGTTACAGCGTCTCATTCAGAGGCTAAACGCAGAGATCGATGCCCTGAAGAGACAG AAAGAGAACCTGGAAAAAGCGATCACGGACACCGAGCGCCAGGGAGAGCAGGCACGGGAGGATGCCCTGGTCCAAATCCGCCTACTGGAGAAGGCACTAAAGAAGGCCAAGCATGACATGGCGCTTCAGGTTCGCGAGTACCACGAGCTCATGAACCTCAAGCTGGCCTTGGACATTGAGATTGCCACCTACAAGAAGCTTCTGGAAGGGGAGGAGATGAG ACTGGCCAACCAGAACAAAGCTCCAGCTCGGCGTAACCCTAACAACAAGTTGG atttctaa
- the LOC135250489 gene encoding keratin, type I cytoskeletal 18-like, producing MSKTAPRNFSSASASAPKSQRGPRSSAGSMFGGAGGTGARASVSTLQGLENALRPNNQPNNNTSAAPAAGGKETMKGLNERLDKYLSRVRMLENSNKNLEDQIKEILLKRGITNERDWDAIETPLEDLRKQIRDMTMENARLLLRIDNSRLASDDFKVKADTEQATRLGVEKDVAGLRKIIDDSNINRLQVESQIESIREEIAYLKKSHEEEVADLRDQIKDSKVTVQMDSRKGNDLSDIIAKIRQQYEKVAEKNREETEAWYQGKFDNMKAGVIENTETIQKERNLLNELRRQRQSLEIDLQALYTMIQSLEKTLNETENRNGLLMSQLNERILRLEGELGQVRAQMERQAADYQALLNVKMKLEAEIAKYRHLLEGLPDDDSPVIKNEK from the exons ATGTCTAAAACCGCTCCCCGCAACTTCTCCAGCGCGAGCGCCTCGGCCCCCAAGTCCCAAAGGGGGCCACGCTCCAGCGCAGGAAGCATGTTTGGGGGAGCTGGTGGGACAGGCGCGCGCGCCTCTGTGTCCACTCTTCAAGGTCTTGAGAACGCGCTGCGCCCGAACAATCAGCCGAACAACAACACTTCGGCTGCCCCTGCGGCAGGCGGCAAAGAAACCATGAAGGGCTTGAACGAGCGTCTGGACAAGTATCTGTCCAGAGTGCGAATGCTGGAGAATTCCAACAAAAATCTGGAAGACCAAATTAAAGAGATCTTGTTGAAGAGAGGAATCACAAATGAACGAGACTGGGACGCTATCGAGACGCCGCTGGAAGATCTCAGGAAACAG ATTCGAGATATGACTATGGAAAATGCCCGTCTCCTGTTGCGGATTGACAACTCTAGGCTGGCCTCCGACGACTTCAAAGTCAA ggctGATACTGAGCAGGCCACGCGGCTGGGTGTTGAGAAGGACGTCGCTGGCCTGCGCAAGATCATCGATGACTCGAACATTAACCGTCTGCAGGTGGAGAGCCAGATCGAGTCTATAAGAGAGGAGATAGCATATCTGAAAAAGAGCCACGAGGAG GAAGTTGCTGACCTGCGCGACCAGATCAAGGATTCCAAAGTCACGGTGCAGATGGATTCCCGCAAGGGAAATGATCTGAGCGACATCATCGCCAAGATCCGCCAGCAGTACGAGAAAGTGGCAGAGAAGAACCGCGAGGAGACAGAAGCCTGGTATCAGGGCAAG TTTGACAACATGAAGGCTGGGGTCATTGAGAACACGGAGACCATACAGAAGGAGCGGAATCTGCTGAACGAACTGCGGAGGCAGAGACAGTCCCTGGAGATTGACTTGCAGGCCCTTTACACCATG ATTCAGTCCCTGGAGAAGACCTTGAATGAGACGGAGAACCGCAACGGGCTGTTGATGAGCCAGCTGAACGAGCGGATCCTGAGGCTGGAGGGGGAGCTGGGCCAGGTCCGGGCCCAGATGGAGCGCCAGGCTGCTGACTACCAGGCGCTGCTCAATGTGAAGATGAAGCTGGAGGCGGAGATCGCCAAATACAGGCACCTGCTGGAGGGCCTCCCTGATGACGACAG TCCTGTGATAAAGAATGAAAAGTGA